The following are from one region of the Streptomyces tuirus genome:
- a CDS encoding isoaspartyl peptidase/L-asparaginase family protein → MRTRSRFRMSASRPWTLPALVAAAVATALLTTVPHGGPDRTGRAGPAGDVAAAAEPQGKARPDAHDVVLAVHGGAGSALHRDRTTPEQEKAYRDGLADAVRAGQKVLDRGGDSVSAVEAAVRSLEDNPLFNAGKGAVFTEDAGHELDASIMRGSDLKAGAVAGVRSVRNPISAARLVMEKSRHVMLAGEGADDFAARNGLPTVTQDYYWTQRRWDSLMDAKRAAAGSASRSDNGSGPAKASLADEQAKGTVGAVARDQKRNLAAATSTGGMTNKMSGRIGDSPIIGAGTYAKNGTVAASATGDGEIFIRGAATATISNLMEFGGKDVATAAYEVLIERLPKLGGSGGVIALDGKGTFDAPHSSEGLLHAYLTKDGKIVTKIFADETPPNS, encoded by the coding sequence ATGCGTACCCGTTCGCGTTTCCGGATGTCCGCGTCCCGCCCCTGGACGCTGCCCGCCCTGGTCGCGGCGGCGGTGGCCACAGCCCTGCTGACCACCGTGCCGCACGGCGGGCCCGACCGGACCGGCCGGGCGGGACCGGCCGGGGATGTCGCGGCCGCCGCCGAACCACAGGGCAAGGCCCGGCCCGACGCACACGACGTCGTGCTCGCCGTGCACGGTGGCGCGGGCAGCGCGCTGCACCGCGACCGCACCACGCCCGAACAGGAGAAGGCCTACCGGGACGGGCTGGCGGACGCGGTGCGGGCCGGGCAGAAGGTGCTCGATCGCGGCGGGGACAGCGTCTCGGCGGTGGAGGCCGCGGTGCGTTCGCTGGAGGACAACCCGTTGTTCAACGCCGGCAAGGGCGCCGTGTTCACCGAGGACGCCGGACACGAACTGGACGCGTCGATCATGCGCGGGTCCGACCTGAAGGCCGGGGCCGTGGCCGGGGTGCGCAGCGTGCGCAATCCGATCTCGGCTGCGCGGCTGGTCATGGAGAAGTCCCGGCACGTGATGCTGGCCGGCGAGGGCGCGGACGACTTCGCCGCCCGCAACGGCCTGCCCACGGTGACGCAGGACTACTACTGGACGCAGCGCCGCTGGGACTCCCTGATGGACGCCAAGCGCGCGGCGGCCGGAAGCGCTTCCCGGTCGGACAACGGTTCCGGTCCGGCCAAAGCCTCACTCGCCGACGAACAGGCGAAAGGCACCGTCGGCGCGGTCGCCCGCGACCAGAAGCGGAACCTGGCCGCCGCCACCTCCACCGGCGGCATGACCAACAAGATGTCCGGACGGATCGGCGACTCTCCGATCATCGGAGCCGGTACGTACGCCAAGAACGGCACCGTCGCGGCAAGCGCCACCGGCGACGGGGAGATCTTCATCCGTGGCGCCGCGACTGCGACCATCTCCAACCTGATGGAATTCGGCGGCAAGGACGTGGCCACCGCGGCGTACGAGGTGCTGATCGAGCGGCTGCCGAAGCTGGGCGGCTCGGGCGGGGTTATCGCGCTGGACGGGAAGGGCACGTTCGACGCCCCGCACAGCAGCGAGGGCCTGCTGCACGCGTACCTGACCAAGGACGGGAAGATCGTCACCAAGATCTTCGCGGACGAGACCCCGCCGAACTCCTGA
- a CDS encoding biotin/lipoyl-binding carrier protein: protein MAEKIVAELVANVWKVLVADGDTVSEGDTLVILESMKMEIPVHAEASGTVSALSVTEGSTLEEGDLICEIS from the coding sequence ATGGCCGAGAAGATCGTCGCCGAACTGGTCGCCAACGTGTGGAAGGTGCTCGTCGCCGACGGCGACACCGTCAGCGAGGGCGACACTCTGGTGATCCTCGAGTCGATGAAGATGGAGATTCCCGTGCATGCCGAAGCCTCCGGCACGGTGTCCGCGCTGAGCGTCACCGAGGGAAGCACCCTCGAAGAGGGGGACCTCATCTGCGAGATCTCGTGA
- a CDS encoding acetyl-CoA carboxylase biotin carboxylase subunit has translation MFETVLVANRGEIARRILRTARSLGIRGVAVHSDADATLPFVTEADTAVLLGGASPAESYRNIDRILAAAKDTGAQAVHPGYGFLSENAEFARAVQDAGLIWIGPDPEVIDLMGDKINARNRMAQAGVPVGAGTPDPVHEVTAAVDAVAHIGYPVMIKAAAGGGGMGMAVARDEGELRKQFEAIRGFAERTFGDPSILLERFFSNARHVEVQILGLADGRVVALGERDCSVQRRNQKVAEESPSPGVDEALRRRMLDAAVRAGEAVGYRGAGTVECLVSGGDFVFLEMNTRLQVEHPVTEAVFGIDLVEEQFRIAAGEPVTFDPETLTPQGHALELRINAEDSKRFLPGPGTIAQWREPVGDGIRVDAGYTQDNKVTPFYDSLMAKLIVHAPSREEALARAREAVRDFAIQGPKSNLEFFTELLDDAEFTSGTYDTGLIARMRRPATR, from the coding sequence TTGTTCGAGACCGTCCTCGTCGCCAACCGCGGCGAGATCGCCCGCAGAATCCTGCGCACGGCCCGGAGCCTGGGCATCCGGGGCGTTGCCGTCCACTCCGACGCCGACGCCACGCTGCCCTTCGTGACGGAGGCCGACACCGCCGTGCTCCTCGGCGGGGCGTCTCCCGCCGAGTCGTACCGCAACATCGACCGCATCCTCGCCGCCGCCAAGGACACCGGCGCGCAGGCGGTGCACCCGGGATACGGATTCCTCTCCGAGAACGCCGAGTTCGCCCGCGCCGTCCAGGACGCCGGTCTGATCTGGATCGGCCCGGACCCCGAGGTCATCGATCTCATGGGCGACAAGATCAACGCCCGTAACCGTATGGCGCAGGCGGGAGTGCCCGTCGGCGCGGGCACCCCCGATCCCGTCCACGAGGTGACCGCCGCGGTCGACGCCGTGGCGCACATCGGCTACCCCGTCATGATCAAGGCCGCGGCCGGCGGTGGCGGCATGGGCATGGCGGTCGCACGGGACGAGGGAGAGCTGCGCAAGCAGTTCGAAGCGATCCGTGGATTCGCCGAGCGCACCTTCGGTGACCCCTCGATCCTGCTGGAGCGCTTCTTCTCCAACGCCCGCCACGTCGAGGTGCAGATCCTCGGTCTGGCCGACGGCAGGGTCGTCGCACTCGGCGAGCGTGACTGCTCCGTACAGCGCCGCAACCAGAAGGTCGCCGAGGAGTCACCGTCCCCGGGTGTCGACGAGGCGCTGCGCCGGCGCATGCTCGACGCCGCGGTCCGGGCCGGGGAGGCCGTCGGCTACCGGGGCGCCGGCACCGTCGAATGCCTCGTCAGCGGTGGCGACTTCGTCTTCCTGGAGATGAACACCCGCCTCCAGGTCGAGCACCCGGTCACCGAAGCAGTGTTCGGCATCGACCTCGTCGAAGAACAGTTCAGGATCGCCGCCGGGGAACCGGTGACCTTCGACCCGGAGACCCTGACGCCCCAAGGACACGCCCTCGAACTGCGTATCAACGCCGAGGACTCCAAGAGGTTCCTGCCCGGACCGGGCACCATCGCGCAGTGGCGGGAACCGGTCGGCGACGGCATCCGGGTGGACGCCGGCTACACGCAGGACAACAAGGTCACGCCGTTCTACGACTCGCTCATGGCCAAGCTCATCGTCCACGCCCCCAGCCGGGAGGAGGCGCTCGCACGGGCGCGGGAAGCCGTGCGCGACTTCGCCATCCAAGGCCCCAAGAGCAACCTCGAGTTCTTCACCGAGTTGCTCGACGACGCGGAGTTCACCTCCGGCACGTACGACACCGGGCTCATCGCCAGGATGCGCCGCCCCGCCACCCGCTGA
- a CDS encoding LamB/YcsF family protein: MSKTSRIDVNCDMGESYGRWTLGDDRGMMPYLSSVNIATGYHAGDPPTIRQTVEAAVEHGLGIGAHVAFPDLMGFGRRRMVIPPRELQDYCLYQIGALQAFVTAAGGRLAHVKPHGALYVMASEDPEMAHAVAAATAAVDPSLPLMLLHRGCADAVAPTGVRLVAEAFPDLHYDRDGKLVIEKSKVAWDPQTVAGRAVRMATEGRVTTAEGTDIAVDAASLCIHGDAPNGVAVARAVHEALTGAGVDIVPLRTLLAA; encoded by the coding sequence GTGAGCAAAACGTCACGCATCGACGTCAACTGCGACATGGGCGAAAGCTACGGCCGCTGGACCCTGGGCGACGACCGGGGGATGATGCCGTACCTGTCGTCGGTCAACATCGCCACCGGCTACCACGCGGGCGATCCGCCCACGATCCGGCAGACCGTGGAGGCCGCCGTCGAGCACGGGCTCGGCATCGGCGCGCACGTCGCCTTCCCCGACCTGATGGGCTTCGGCCGGCGGCGCATGGTCATCCCCCCGCGCGAGCTCCAGGACTACTGCCTCTACCAGATCGGAGCGCTCCAAGCGTTCGTCACGGCCGCAGGGGGACGGCTCGCCCACGTCAAGCCGCACGGTGCGCTGTATGTGATGGCGTCCGAGGATCCCGAGATGGCACATGCCGTCGCCGCCGCGACCGCCGCCGTCGACCCCAGCCTGCCGCTGATGCTGCTGCACCGCGGCTGCGCCGACGCGGTCGCCCCGACGGGCGTGCGGCTGGTTGCGGAGGCGTTCCCCGACCTGCACTACGACCGCGACGGCAAGCTCGTGATCGAGAAGTCGAAGGTCGCCTGGGACCCGCAGACCGTGGCCGGCCGTGCCGTACGGATGGCCACCGAAGGCCGGGTCACCACGGCCGAGGGAACCGACATCGCCGTGGACGCGGCGTCGCTGTGCATCCACGGTGACGCCCCCAACGGCGTCGCCGTCGCCCGCGCCGTCCACGAGGCCCTCACCGGCGCCGGTGTGGACATCGTGCCGCTGCGCACCCTGCTCGCCGCCTGA
- a CDS encoding 5-oxoprolinase/urea amidolyase family protein, with amino-acid sequence MATTSALPDLPTGDEPDGTERPEALTVIEPGVQTTVQDYPGRRGLQAKGFFPAGPVDHLAFRVANLLVGNAPGAAGLEIPMGRFKARLGFAGVIALTGADGAKPTLNGEPLPLWEAVRVAPGDVLACGIAKGPGFRLYLAVSGGIDVPEVLGSRATYTMGGLGGLDGRALARGDRLHLAPEGVGRTRRLRLPQSLRPGYVNDWEIEVMRGPHADPDFLTPDDWRDFCSLSWKVDLNSNRVGTRLNSHRFTWARKNGGAGGGHPSNQLDGSYPLGGINTNGDVPVILGPDGPTSGGFTTIATVVHAALWKVGQLRPGRDTIRFREVDFDEATALSKHIHYLLDPTHLEEL; translated from the coding sequence ATGGCGACGACATCAGCACTCCCGGACCTGCCCACGGGCGACGAGCCGGACGGCACCGAACGGCCCGAGGCGCTCACCGTCATCGAGCCCGGTGTGCAGACCACCGTGCAGGACTACCCCGGCCGGCGCGGTCTGCAGGCGAAGGGATTCTTCCCTGCCGGGCCGGTGGACCACCTCGCGTTCCGCGTGGCGAACCTGCTGGTCGGCAACGCGCCGGGCGCCGCAGGCCTGGAGATCCCCATGGGCCGGTTCAAGGCCCGCCTGGGCTTCGCCGGGGTGATCGCCCTGACCGGCGCCGATGGCGCGAAGCCCACCCTCAACGGCGAACCGCTGCCGCTGTGGGAGGCGGTCCGGGTCGCCCCCGGTGACGTCCTCGCCTGCGGCATCGCGAAGGGCCCCGGCTTCCGGCTCTACCTGGCGGTGTCCGGCGGGATCGACGTACCCGAGGTGCTCGGTTCCCGGGCGACGTACACCATGGGCGGCCTCGGCGGGCTCGACGGCCGGGCGCTCGCCCGCGGCGACCGCCTGCACCTCGCCCCCGAAGGCGTCGGCCGCACCCGACGGCTGCGGCTGCCGCAGTCGCTGCGCCCCGGGTACGTCAACGACTGGGAGATCGAGGTCATGCGCGGGCCGCACGCCGATCCCGACTTCCTCACCCCCGACGACTGGCGCGACTTCTGCTCGCTGTCCTGGAAGGTCGACCTCAACTCCAACCGCGTCGGCACCCGGCTCAACTCCCACCGCTTCACCTGGGCGCGCAAGAACGGCGGGGCGGGCGGCGGCCACCCCTCCAACCAGCTGGACGGCAGTTACCCGCTCGGCGGCATCAACACCAACGGCGACGTCCCGGTCATCCTCGGGCCGGACGGCCCGACCTCCGGCGGCTTCACCACCATCGCGACCGTCGTGCACGCCGCCCTGTGGAAGGTCGGCCAGCTGCGGCCGGGCCGCGACACCATCCGCTTCCGCGAGGTGGACTTCGACGAGGCCACGGCGCTGAGCAAGCACATCCACTACCTCCTGGACCCCACTCACCTGGAGGAGCTGTGA